Proteins co-encoded in one Chloroflexota bacterium genomic window:
- a CDS encoding ribonuclease PH — protein MKRVDGRANDELRPINISLGYQAFAEGSALIELGRTRVLCAVSVEDRVPNFLKGEGTGWVTAEYAMLPRSTLTRTPRSISPERMAGRNQEIQRLIGRSLRAITDLAALGERTFTVDCDVLQADGGTRTAAITGGYVALCHALHNLKKQGTLSFIPLKGAVAATSVGIVGRDVLLDLCYEEDYRAGVDFNVVMTDKGEFVEIQGTAEDRPFARETINDLLSFAEKGIKRLFKIQEAALAELD, from the coding sequence ATGAAAAGAGTTGATGGTCGCGCCAATGATGAGCTTCGCCCGATAAACATTAGCCTGGGCTACCAGGCTTTTGCTGAAGGCTCAGCGTTGATAGAACTGGGGCGTACCAGAGTGCTCTGCGCTGTGAGTGTGGAGGACAGGGTTCCCAATTTCCTTAAGGGCGAAGGCACTGGCTGGGTTACTGCTGAATATGCCATGCTGCCCCGTTCTACGCTGACTCGCACTCCTCGCAGCATCTCTCCTGAGAGGATGGCCGGTAGAAATCAAGAAATCCAGCGTCTCATTGGGCGGAGCTTGAGGGCTATTACTGACCTAGCGGCTCTGGGCGAGAGGACTTTCACCGTGGATTGCGATGTATTGCAGGCCGATGGTGGCACTCGGACTGCAGCTATAACTGGGGGGTATGTAGCTTTGTGTCATGCGTTGCATAATCTGAAAAAACAGGGCACATTGTCATTTATTCCATTGAAGGGTGCGGTAGCCGCCACCAGCGTTGGTATTGTGGGTAGAGATGTGCTTTTGGATCTCTGCTACGAGGAGGACTACCGGGCTGGAGTTGACTTCAACGTCGTGATGACTGACAAGGGCGAGTTTGTGGAAATTCAGGGCACAGCCGAGGACCGGCCTTTCGCCAGGGAAACCATCAATGATTTACTTTCCTTTGCTGAGAAGGGAATTAAACGGCTGTTTAAAATCCAGGAAGCGGCTCTGGCCGAGCTGGATTAA
- a CDS encoding glutamate-5-semialdehyde dehydrogenase, whose amino-acid sequence MKSAVNELEEKGGAAKAASRKLAFLSTEVKNKALLGIADALMAKQNDILSANSHDYKESETSGMSAAMLDRLMLNPSRLEGMAQDVKTVSALPDPVGEIIEERMLPNGLQLSKKRIPLGVIGAIYESRPNVTVDISVLCLKSGNAVILRGGKEALHSNLALAKVVQVAAYKAGVPQGAVQIIESTDRALVDDMLKMKDTIDLIIPRGGAGLIKSVAENATMPVVTGGIGVCHTYVDKSADLNKAVAIAYNAKVQRPTVCNALDTLLVHIEIAPRCLPLIAQEWAKAGVEMHCDKRALSILGPIPSLKLVPAKDEDWGKEFLALIAAIKIVDSLEEALEHIERYGSGHSEAIVAEDKSAAARFLNEVDAACVYANASTRFTDGSQFGLGTEIGISTQKFHARGPMALRELTSYKWVIIGNGHVRP is encoded by the coding sequence ATGAAATCTGCGGTCAACGAACTTGAAGAAAAGGGAGGGGCAGCTAAGGCAGCTTCTAGGAAGCTCGCCTTTCTATCCACCGAAGTCAAGAATAAAGCCCTGCTCGGCATCGCTGACGCCCTTATGGCCAAGCAGAATGACATTTTGTCCGCCAACAGCCATGACTATAAGGAATCCGAAACCTCAGGCATGAGCGCAGCTATGCTCGACAGGTTGATGCTGAATCCAAGCCGCCTTGAAGGTATGGCTCAGGACGTAAAAACTGTATCCGCTCTACCTGACCCAGTAGGTGAAATAATTGAAGAACGCATGCTGCCCAATGGCCTGCAGCTTAGCAAGAAGCGCATACCGCTTGGCGTCATCGGCGCCATTTATGAGAGCCGTCCAAACGTCACCGTGGACATCTCAGTCCTATGCCTTAAGTCGGGTAATGCCGTCATCCTCCGCGGCGGCAAGGAGGCACTCCACTCCAACCTGGCTCTAGCCAAGGTTGTTCAAGTAGCTGCATACAAAGCTGGCGTGCCACAAGGAGCGGTGCAGATTATAGAGTCAACGGACAGGGCACTTGTAGATGACATGCTTAAGATGAAAGACACCATAGACCTCATAATTCCTCGCGGTGGTGCCGGCCTGATTAAGTCTGTCGCTGAAAATGCCACCATGCCTGTGGTTACCGGCGGTATCGGTGTCTGTCATACCTACGTGGACAAAAGCGCTGATTTAAACAAGGCAGTGGCCATCGCCTATAACGCCAAGGTTCAGCGGCCGACTGTTTGTAACGCTCTGGATACCCTCCTGGTGCACATCGAAATCGCCCCACGGTGCTTGCCTCTAATTGCCCAGGAATGGGCAAAGGCTGGGGTGGAGATGCACTGCGATAAGCGCGCTTTATCTATTCTCGGGCCGATCCCCTCCCTCAAGCTTGTTCCAGCCAAAGATGAGGACTGGGGCAAGGAATTTCTAGCCCTTATTGCAGCTATTAAGATAGTCGATTCCCTGGAGGAGGCGCTAGAGCACATCGAGCGCTACGGCTCAGGGCATTCTGAGGCCATAGTTGCCGAGGATAAATCAGCAGCGGCACGCTTTCTCAACGAGGTGGATGCTGCCTGTGTCTATGCTAATGCCAGTACCCGCTTCACCGATGGCAGCCAGTTCGGCCTCGGCACTGAAATAGGCATAAGCACGCAAAAATTTCATGCCCGTGGCCCCATGGCGCTAAGGGAGCTGACCAGCTACAAGTGGGTTATTATCGGCAATGGGCACGTTCGCCCTTAA